In the Hordeum vulgare subsp. vulgare chromosome 7H, MorexV3_pseudomolecules_assembly, whole genome shotgun sequence genome, one interval contains:
- the LOC123411914 gene encoding 36.4 kDa proline-rich protein-like — MACLARVCSLLLVGVAVVLLLPGAHGSYSNCPPGHGGGGGGGGDPGHHHPPHHGKPPKHHPGPPSGPKCPPCHPPPTPRPPPTPPYGPPTPLPPPYVPPTPPYTPPSPPYIPPSPPYVPPTPLPPPYVPPYVPPTPPYTPPYVPPTPPYVPPSPPYVPPTPPYTPPYVPPYTPPYVPPPSPGRKTCPIDALKLNACVDVLSGLVHLVIGREARSKCCPLVQGVADLDAALCLCTTIRARVLNINIYLPVALRLLITCGKHPPNGFQCPTVLDA; from the coding sequence ATGGCCTGCCTTGCCAGAGTCTGCTCCCTCCTGCTTGTtggcgtcgccgtcgtcctgctcctGCCGGGCGCGCACGGGTCGTACAGTAACTGCCCGccgggccatggcggcggcggcggtggtggtggtgatcctgGACACCACCACCCGCCCCACCACGGCAAGCCGCCCAAGCACCACCCCGGCCCGCCGTCGGGGCCCAAATGCCCGCCGTGCCACCCGCCTCCCACGCCGCGCCCACCGCCGACTCCGCCGTACGGGCCTCCCACGCCACTGCCACCGCCTTACGTGCCGCCCACGCCGCCCTACACCCCGCCGTCGCCACCGTACATTCCGCCAAGCCCGCCGTACGTGCCACCAACGCCACTGCCTCCGCCGTACGTGCCACCATACGTCCCACCGACACCTCCATACACTCCTCCCTACGTGCCGCCAACCCCGCCATACGTCCCACCGTCGCCGCCCTACGTGCCACCGACACCGCCATACACGCCGCCGTACGTGCCGCCGTACACGCCGCCGTacgtgccgccgccgtcgccggggAGGAAGACGTGCCCGATCGACGCGCTGAAGCTGAACGCGTGCGTGGACGTGCTGAGCGGGCTGGTGCACCTGGTGATCGGGCGGGAGGCGCGGAGCAAGTGCTGCCCGCTGGTGCAGGGGGTGGCGGACCTGGACGCGGCGCTGTGCCTCTGCACCACCATCCGGGCGCGGGTCCTCAACATCAACATCTACCTCCCGGTGGCGCTCCGGCTGCTCATCACCTGCGGCAAGCACCCGCCCAACGGCTTCCAGTGCCCCACCGTCCTCGACGCCTAG